From Patescibacteria group bacterium, a single genomic window includes:
- a CDS encoding DUF2254 family protein, giving the protein MKFLRAVQFFLRRILWKPKVSSFSYEADKKPNKLILVLGTFTGFFYSIFQRRRESLRILYRNQERRKTEYTIPMQIIRNSMGTIVVLIISLVVVISADWGVEGLATSLSHIQTSWFQAFIAHFDFFTLPDREFLKLVLEISIGAISAILGLLFALYAVGLQLTTDKYSSAVSDYVNQETVGNFFFKLLVFTDIFAIAVLLRIQLLTLPSSVSFIAVVILVAICLLGIIVFKNHYIFTIKPKNLFERLQSDMKEGMRLASDRSRYSYKSWSIIQTSRMRTQNHLSLLKTLFEDLWHAENWNDVIYTPMVLANLITEYAKRKKHIDRERGWWFPQTQVEVKANSMSMLTLKLNFELQGKGPLRIGSPDHLWFEDSVFDIVKAVESRVGTAPQDTHLLKYVIDFYQTALAGDYEKDGHGRYQKTVAGLYENQETDAFEKYLDGFFALYEKVQTEDELGAYLNAYFAIGLTLIDGFDYTKYQEIIKSLVDANGQLAHTREELARLDLPGVFYNQVLDYWDRLYLEVQCEGRVITPQIRLEKETLDDARAKEKQYFHKFLEKLITHHNTILKDLYQKGKHKELAIFIKARFEWISRLLYIDKVALADEYGAKIAGAGVYLPFLPKQILVDSEFWEELEKMLFPSVIENCEKLFKVLAGLLTLMLPVINADEKNVDNIMYRNRLSLILGGFVFLVCEFRQDYHLLIEYVQTIEAIYQPGQFIKAMEVLSKPKDVGGLDLTLKLINWETTRYHHWFGQILWKIDQLPKTYDDVRFYSGLQEVANHPSRFIRELSYRAYQPEEECAEAFVEWAKKREAIRQFVETLKKIQGRKI; this is encoded by the coding sequence ATGAAATTTTTAAGAGCAGTACAATTTTTTCTTCGACGAATCTTATGGAAACCAAAGGTTTCTTCTTTTTCTTATGAGGCAGACAAAAAACCAAATAAGCTTATTCTCGTCTTGGGCACATTTACCGGTTTCTTTTACAGCATTTTTCAGAGACGAAGGGAATCATTAAGGATTCTGTACAGAAATCAGGAACGCAGGAAAACGGAATATACGATACCAATGCAAATTATCCGGAATTCTATGGGTACGATAGTAGTACTAATAATATCACTCGTAGTAGTAATCTCTGCCGATTGGGGTGTTGAAGGTCTCGCAACGTCACTATCTCACATTCAAACTAGCTGGTTCCAAGCATTTATAGCTCACTTTGATTTTTTTACTCTCCCGGACAGGGAGTTTTTAAAGCTTGTGCTCGAGATTTCTATCGGCGCAATCTCCGCTATTCTGGGACTTTTATTTGCTCTATATGCAGTCGGCCTCCAGCTCACTACTGATAAGTATTCATCTGCCGTGTCTGATTACGTTAACCAGGAAACCGTCGGTAATTTCTTTTTCAAACTTCTTGTATTCACTGATATCTTTGCGATTGCAGTCTTGCTACGTATTCAACTTCTCACACTTCCGTCGTCGGTTAGCTTTATTGCCGTCGTTATTTTGGTAGCTATCTGTTTACTCGGGATTATCGTTTTTAAGAACCATTATATTTTTACTATAAAGCCAAAGAATCTCTTTGAGAGGTTACAGTCGGACATGAAGGAAGGTATGCGACTTGCCTCTGACCGAAGCCGGTATTCATATAAGAGTTGGAGTATCATACAAACTTCACGCATGAGAACGCAGAACCATCTTTCTCTACTCAAGACTCTTTTCGAAGACCTCTGGCATGCGGAGAATTGGAATGATGTGATTTATACGCCGATGGTACTTGCAAATTTGATCACTGAGTATGCCAAGCGAAAAAAACATATCGATAGAGAACGCGGTTGGTGGTTTCCACAAACGCAGGTGGAGGTTAAAGCGAATAGTATGTCGATGCTAACTCTGAAGCTCAATTTTGAACTTCAGGGGAAAGGGCCTCTGCGCATCGGTAGCCCGGATCATCTTTGGTTTGAGGACAGTGTTTTTGATATTGTTAAAGCTGTGGAGTCTCGCGTTGGGACAGCGCCGCAGGACACTCATTTGCTCAAGTACGTTATTGATTTTTACCAGACCGCACTCGCCGGTGATTACGAAAAGGACGGGCACGGTCGTTATCAAAAAACAGTTGCCGGTCTTTACGAAAATCAGGAGACTGATGCGTTCGAAAAGTATCTCGATGGTTTTTTTGCGCTCTATGAGAAAGTCCAGACCGAAGACGAGCTTGGCGCATATCTCAATGCTTATTTTGCGATTGGGCTAACCCTCATCGATGGTTTTGACTATACCAAGTATCAGGAGATTATAAAATCACTAGTAGATGCAAACGGACAGCTTGCGCACACACGCGAAGAGTTGGCGAGGCTCGATCTACCCGGAGTTTTCTATAACCAGGTTCTTGACTATTGGGATCGCCTCTATCTTGAAGTTCAGTGTGAGGGTCGCGTCATAACGCCGCAAATTCGTCTTGAAAAAGAAACGCTTGACGATGCACGGGCAAAGGAGAAGCAATACTTCCATAAATTTTTAGAAAAGTTGATTACGCATCATAATACAATCCTCAAAGACCTCTATCAGAAAGGAAAACACAAAGAACTTGCGATATTTATTAAGGCTCGCTTCGAATGGATCAGTCGGTTGCTCTATATCGACAAGGTTGCATTGGCTGACGAATATGGTGCAAAGATCGCTGGAGCTGGAGTATATCTGCCATTTCTTCCAAAGCAAATTCTGGTCGATTCGGAATTTTGGGAAGAACTAGAAAAGATGCTTTTCCCATCAGTCATTGAGAATTGTGAGAAACTGTTTAAGGTTTTGGCTGGCCTACTCACGCTAATGTTACCGGTCATCAATGCTGATGAGAAGAATGTCGACAATATAATGTACCGCAACCGTCTCAGCCTTATTCTCGGGGGTTTCGTGTTTCTGGTGTGCGAATTCCGGCAAGATTACCATTTGCTTATTGAGTACGTGCAGACGATCGAGGCGATATATCAGCCAGGTCAATTCATTAAGGCCATGGAGGTGCTGTCAAAACCGAAGGACGTCGGCGGTCTTGACCTTACACTCAAACTTATAAATTGGGAGACAACTCGCTACCATCATTGGTTTGGCCAAATTTTGTGGAAAATAGATCAATTGCCAAAGACTTATGACGATGTTCGGTTTTATTCAGGGCTACAAGAAGTAGCTAATCATCCAAGCAGATTCATACGCGAATTAAGTTATCGAGCATATCAGCCAGAGGAGGAGTGTGCCGAAGCATTTGTTGAGTGGGCAAAGAAGAGAGAAGCCATCCGGCAGTTTGTCGAAACCCTTAAAAAAATTCAAGGTAGAAAAATATGA